In the genome of Nocardia sp. NBC_00416, one region contains:
- a CDS encoding alpha/beta hydrolase has product MYRLPRCLVYLLTLCVGLLPAGLSAGPAAAAGPARILEVRPLGGRQVEVVVHSAAMDKPITLWMSHPGPGAPALYLLNAVDGGEDGGPWMRRTDVVDFFADKPVNVIVPMGGRASYYTDWIADDPVLGRNKWETFLARELPPLLDDRFGMTGRNAVAGLSMSATSALNLAVHAPGLYRAVGAYSGCTRTSDPVARAIVYSQLALFGANATNMWGAPGNPAWLDHDPMLHLDRLRGLALYVSAGNGAPGPYEAPQARGIDGDPLRLADRMLVGGTMESVVNKCTGPLAAALAAAQIPATVNFHPGTHAWAYWQDDLHRSWPVFAGALGV; this is encoded by the coding sequence ATGTACCGGCTGCCGCGTTGCCTGGTGTACCTGTTGACGCTGTGCGTGGGGTTGCTACCGGCCGGGTTGTCGGCGGGACCGGCCGCCGCGGCGGGACCCGCCCGAATCCTGGAGGTGCGGCCGCTCGGTGGTCGTCAGGTCGAGGTGGTGGTGCATTCGGCGGCGATGGACAAACCGATCACGCTCTGGATGTCGCATCCCGGGCCCGGGGCGCCGGCGCTGTATCTGCTCAACGCCGTCGACGGCGGTGAGGACGGCGGCCCGTGGATGCGCCGTACCGATGTGGTGGACTTCTTCGCCGACAAACCGGTGAACGTGATCGTGCCGATGGGCGGCCGGGCCAGTTACTACACCGACTGGATCGCCGACGATCCGGTGCTGGGCCGGAACAAATGGGAGACCTTCCTGGCCCGTGAGCTGCCCCCGCTGCTGGACGACCGGTTCGGGATGACCGGGCGCAACGCGGTGGCGGGACTGTCGATGTCGGCGACCTCCGCGCTCAACCTGGCGGTGCACGCGCCCGGGCTGTACCGGGCCGTGGGCGCTTACAGCGGCTGCACCCGCACCAGCGATCCGGTGGCCCGGGCCATCGTGTATTCGCAGCTGGCGCTGTTCGGAGCGAATGCGACCAATATGTGGGGCGCGCCCGGCAATCCGGCCTGGCTCGACCACGATCCGATGCTGCACCTGGATCGGCTGCGCGGTCTTGCGCTCTACGTTTCCGCCGGCAACGGCGCACCCGGACCGTACGAGGCCCCGCAGGCGCGCGGGATCGACGGCGACCCGTTGCGCCTGGCCGATCGGATGCTCGTCGGCGGCACCATGGAATCGGTGGTCAACAAATGCACGGGCCCGCTGGCCGCCGCGCTGGCCGCCGCGCAGATCCCGGCGACGGTGAACTTCCATCCAGGCACCCACGCGTGGGCGTACTGGCAGGACGACCTGCACCGGTCCTGGCCCGTCTTCGCGGGCGCGCTCGGCGTCTGA
- a CDS encoding DUF6875 domain-containing protein has translation MTGQRAMTPAVSRPPTIPAPAPAPAPARSRSRTGTRTGSRWLDVYADPDRWCRDNPGAAVLTSWIDDYLNYPHPALGRDGPVCPFVRQTTVRQALWVAVFPGDDLTVEDMSAAVSDAHEIYDRLRAARADERWLTAVVVFPGLTRFDRIDSVHRRHKSEVVGDGLMLGQFYPGCRVAGLWNADFHPLDAPLPMLVIRPMMTTDYPFLVARTEWLYAYFSKVAPHLPRALRWSIAGRMRVPDAEADAITDLRVHARDEHAM, from the coding sequence ATGACCGGGCAACGCGCGATGACACCGGCCGTGAGCCGGCCCCCGACAATCCCGGCCCCGGCCCCGGCCCCCGCACCGGCGCGCAGCCGGAGCCGGACCGGTACGCGCACTGGTTCGCGCTGGCTGGACGTCTACGCGGATCCGGACCGATGGTGCCGGGACAATCCCGGGGCGGCGGTGCTCACCAGCTGGATCGACGACTATCTGAACTATCCGCACCCGGCGCTGGGCCGGGACGGTCCGGTGTGCCCCTTCGTCCGGCAGACCACGGTCCGGCAGGCCCTGTGGGTCGCGGTGTTCCCCGGCGACGATCTGACGGTCGAGGACATGTCCGCGGCGGTGAGCGATGCCCACGAGATCTATGACCGGCTGCGTGCCGCCCGGGCCGATGAGCGGTGGCTGACCGCGGTGGTCGTCTTTCCCGGGCTCACCCGTTTCGACCGTATCGATTCCGTGCACCGCCGGCACAAATCCGAGGTGGTGGGCGACGGGCTGATGCTCGGTCAGTTCTATCCGGGTTGCCGAGTCGCGGGGTTGTGGAACGCCGACTTCCATCCGCTGGACGCACCGCTGCCGATGCTGGTCATCCGCCCCATGATGACCACCGACTACCCGTTCCTGGTCGCGCGCACCGAATGGTTGTACGCCTACTTCAGCAAAGTCGCGCCGCACCTGCCCCGGGCACTGCGGTGGTCGATCGCCGGGCGGATGCGCGTGCCGGACGCGGAGGCGGACGCCATCACCGATCTGCGGGTGCACGCGCGGGACGAACACGCTATGTGA